The Halioglobus maricola genome segment GCTATTGATACCACAAAGTCTGTGTTACTGCCTCATTATGGCACTGGAAACGGGCCGTGGTCGCGATATCCAACCGCTGATGCCTGATAGTGGTGCCTGTGCACCAAAATGCATGCAGTGACGCTTAAATTTCGCCCTGTTATGTGGCAGGATCAGACCTCCGCTGGAACGGCCGCCGCAGGCCAGGTGGATGGAGAGGCGCGCAGCGCCGCAACAAAAATAAAGCAAAGGTGATTTTCATGAAGATGATGACTGCCATCATCAAGCCCTTCAAGCTGGATGATGTTCGCGAGGCACTACACCAGATCGGCATAGCCGGAATGACGGTGGAAGAAGTTAAAGGTTACGGCCGCCAGAAAGGCCATACAGAACTCTATCGAGGCGCCGAGTACCTGGTGGAATTTCAGCCCAAGGTCAAAATCCAGATTGCGATTGCTGATGCTCAGGTCGATGCGGCTATCGATGCAGTTTGTGAGGCCGCTAGCACCGGTAAAATTGGCGACGGCAAGATATTTGTCGCACCGCTGGAACAAAGTATTCGTATTCGTACCGGTGAAACCGGCGAAGAAGCACTCTGAGGACAATAACAATGCGTACCATGAACAAGCTGGCGTTGCTCGCTGGCACTGCGCTGTTCGCCAATGCGGCCAGCGCCAGTGAAATCAACCAGGCTGACACCGCCTGGATTTTGACCGCCACCGCCCTGGTCCTCTTTATGACCATTCCGGGCCTTTCGCTGTTTTACGGCGGCCTTGTGCGGGTCAAGAACGTTTTGTCGGTGCTCATGCAGTGTTTTGCACTAACTTGCCTGATGTCGCTGCTCTGGTTTGCTTTGGGCTATACCATCGCTTTCGGCTCTGATGGGGTAGAGCAGGGCGCCTTTATCGGCGACTTCGGCAATATTTTCCTGATGGGCATATCAATCGACAGTGTGAATGGCAGCATTCCATCAACCCTGTTTGCCACCTTCCAGATGACGTTTGCCATCATTACCCCAGCGTTGATTGTGGGCGCGTTCGCTGAGCGCATGCGTTTTTCCGCGATGCTGATTTTCAGCTCTATCTGGCTGCTGGTAGTTTACGCTCCCGTGTGTCACTGGGTGTGGGGTGGCGGCTGGCTCGGCAATATGGGCCTGCAGGATTTCGCTGGCGGCACTGTGGTGCATATCACCGCGGCCGTGGCAGCTTTGGTGGCAGCGATGATGATGGGGCCACGCAAGGGCTATGGCAAAGTGGCCATGCCTCCGCATAACCTGACTCTGACAGTCGCCGGTGCCGGCATGCTGTGGGTGGGCTGGTTCGGCTTTAACGCCGGCTCCGCCGTTGCAGCAGATAATAGCGCAGCCATGGCCATGCTCGTCACTCACCTTTCTGCGTCAGCCGGAGCGCTGGCCTGGATGGCGATGGAGTGGATCCGTCATGGTAAGCCTTCTGTGCTGGGTATTGTCACCGGTATGGTCGCAGGCCTGGGTACAATCACCCCGGCATCCGGTTCTGTCGGTCCTGCTGCGGCTGTAGTCATCGGCCTTTCTGCGGGCGTTGTGTGTTATTTCGCTACTAACTGGATCAAGAACACTCTCAAAATCGACGACAGCCTCGATGTGTTCCCGGTCCACGGTGTCGGTGGCATCCTCGGTACACTGTTGGCCGGTGTGTTTGCTTCACAGCAACTGGGCATTTTCAGTGGCAACGGTTTCTCCGATGGTATCGAAAGCATCGGTGGCCAGATGATGGTGCAGGCCACTGGCGTGGTCGCGACCTTTGTGTATACCGCTGTCGCCTCCTGGATCATCCTCAAGTTTGTAGATGTGATCGTTGGTTTGCGCATCGATGAGGAAGAGGAGACCCAGGGTCTCGACCTGGTGCTTCACGATGAGCGCGGCTACGACTTGTAGTCCGCAGCCATGTTGCAAAGTAGGGCGGCCCCAGGGTCGCCCTTTTTTATGTCACACAGTATGCCGGACGATAAAGCTCCATAGCACCATGGTGGTAGATATATAGA includes the following:
- a CDS encoding P-II family nitrogen regulator, whose amino-acid sequence is MKMMTAIIKPFKLDDVREALHQIGIAGMTVEEVKGYGRQKGHTELYRGAEYLVEFQPKVKIQIAIADAQVDAAIDAVCEAASTGKIGDGKIFVAPLEQSIRIRTGETGEEAL
- a CDS encoding ammonium transporter, translated to MNKLALLAGTALFANAASASEINQADTAWILTATALVLFMTIPGLSLFYGGLVRVKNVLSVLMQCFALTCLMSLLWFALGYTIAFGSDGVEQGAFIGDFGNIFLMGISIDSVNGSIPSTLFATFQMTFAIITPALIVGAFAERMRFSAMLIFSSIWLLVVYAPVCHWVWGGGWLGNMGLQDFAGGTVVHITAAVAALVAAMMMGPRKGYGKVAMPPHNLTLTVAGAGMLWVGWFGFNAGSAVAADNSAAMAMLVTHLSASAGALAWMAMEWIRHGKPSVLGIVTGMVAGLGTITPASGSVGPAAAVVIGLSAGVVCYFATNWIKNTLKIDDSLDVFPVHGVGGILGTLLAGVFASQQLGIFSGNGFSDGIESIGGQMMVQATGVVATFVYTAVASWIILKFVDVIVGLRIDEEEETQGLDLVLHDERGYDL